From Erigeron canadensis isolate Cc75 chromosome 5, C_canadensis_v1, whole genome shotgun sequence:
ggatatatgttttaataaattatttattaattataatgaCTAACTAAAAAGTTTTACTTATATTTAACTTAGgtattttgtaaaatatattactttataaaaagataaaaaatagaaattagtgattgaaaaaaaatgtaatttaattcGACTCTTtcaataactattattataattaataataaataaattttttgtgggtttatatatttcaaattattgttataatagcaaaagtcaaaaataaaagcaaaagtaaatttaatgtaaatgaaaattttgattgaTCGATAAGTCATAGAACAACTATATCTTTTAGTATTATAATAAAGAAGATGTCATACTTAAAGGGCAgatttgtatgtataattttttaacataggtagtatataaagatatatagttGGACAcatgttatttaaaattttggacctagataaataaataaagtaattatttttaagcATTTGAAGGGGGTGGATTGAAAATTGGGCATATACTTCACTCCTACTTAGATTCGCCAGTGGTGATAGTGTGTTGGAGTTTTAATGTGGAGAAAGCCTAAACAGAGTCGGACTTTGCAAAGGCGTGGGTAATAGTTTGATTTTTGCCAATGATGACTAATCTAACTGGTCAGAGTCATTTTAGGTTTTAACTAAGGCTGTGAGTTCGATCCTTctggatgacaagtcttggggttttttccttcgAATACTTGTACGACTcgtggtcaacatctcgttgtctagggtacgtgtaAGGCTACACCATTATAGGGTGAGGTTTCCCTCATGTCGAATACCAACtcaatgttcgaaaaaaaatagtttgattTTTAAACTATATAATCCGTGATACCTTTGTCTAAACCTGCATGGAGTTTTTTAAACTGTATAATCCGTGATATCTACGGGCTTTTGGTCGCCAAGGGTGTTTTGTATTGCAAAATGGTGAACATATAGATGTTGAATGGTTATTTTTTTACCATGGGTCCTTCTTAAGTATATAAAATGAAGTCGGTCTTTTTaaagtataaaataattttaattttaaaatagtaattttGTATTTCATTaaagtttattaaatatactaatttttatttataatatttttttaatgtatttaaaaCATATGATTTGTAAACACGTAACTGAAACATAATGAAATAGTTTTAGATAGTGACTATGTATTGATCATGGACATAAGTTTCTAGGAATGTATCGCACTTTTTTcatatcttttcaaatttagtTTCCAATTATAACAAATTCATCACTACATTCTACACAATTTGATATTATCGATCAATTTCCATATTGGGCTTTATACTCATTCCAAAGTTGATCGACAGACTTTCCAGTCAAGTCTTCAAAATACTTGACATCAAAAGAATATCTCATCTTCTTGTTAAGCTCTCCCACAAACCCCGAAACGATCCCATCGCAATACTCAAGAAAACGGGCCGTGAAATCATACCCTTGGTCCCATCTATCACCATCCCCAGGCTTCGCAAAGGCAGGTGGATAATAATCAGCTCTTAGTATCGTATAATCCGCAACCCCTTCTACTAATCCTGTAGGTGCCTGACCCTCGCCATTCCATTGGAAGACGTGGGTCATTTCATGGTACAAAAGGGACGTGAATTCCCATTTCACGTCCCCATCGTACCCATTTAAATATATTGAACTAACATTAATCATTTCGCCATATGTGATTGCTTCGGCTCCATCATACTCTACAATATTAACGGTCACAGTTTCTACAGGTTTTCGATCAGAGGGATCGTTTTCTTGTAAGATATTGGACCATACGAAGTCATTGATGGTCCCATTATTTGTTTTGTGTAAGGAATTCCGATTTCTTTGGTGAAACGGATTCCACCAGGAGTGTTTTCGGCGAAGTTGGTTACTTGGTACTCTACAGAAAAGACTCCATGTATAGATAATGAGATGGTCAAAAGGGTATACATGAATAAGGAATGAGGAGCCATGGCCGGATGGTTTACTGATTTTGGGTGTGAGAGCATGTATTACTCATATATGTGTATTAGTGTatactatatgtctatatatatcgGATCTATATCATGCAACTAATTAATATTTCATTCATATGTAATCtcaaaatgtaaataatatttcagaatatctatatctatatctatcattttaagcaaattaaacaatttttgtaCTTACCGTTATAGCTCAGTGGTTGAGCATCAGTTTTTCATGCT
This genomic window contains:
- the LOC122601447 gene encoding uncharacterized protein LOC122601447, which gives rise to MINVSSIYLNGYDGDVKWEFTSLLYHEMTHVFQWNGEGQAPTGLVEGVADYTILRADYYPPAFAKPGDGDRWDQGYDFTARFLEYCDGIVSGFVGELNKKMRYSFDVKYFEDLTGKSVDQLWNEYKAQYGN